A single window of Myripristis murdjan chromosome 21, fMyrMur1.1, whole genome shotgun sequence DNA harbors:
- the LOC115380310 gene encoding leucine-rich repeat-containing protein 58 gives MEIHEAAAGPGDGVLDFSHLNLNTLSVDSIREERKRDTKQLYLNHNRLASLPSSICFFSNLELLDISNNGLTAICEDIVGLRKLKTLIAKNNRLDEFSLPKEFGSMQLEVLNFSGNRFEEIPLQFVKLQRLQSLSLGGNRLKSIPAEIENLTSLELLYLGGNLITAIPPELANLPYLSYLVLCDNRIQSVPPQLTRLHSLRSLSLHNNLLTYLPREILSLVHLQELSLRGNPLVVRFVKEMTYDPPSLLELAGRTIKSRNIPYYPCDLPAHLLHYLDLASKCPNPKCAGVYFDSCVRHIKFVDFCGKYRLPLMHYLCSPECTSPCSSNPQSDAESEDESSVPADRLQRVLLG, from the exons ATGGAGATTCATGAAGCCGCGGCCGGGCCAGGCGACGGTGTGCTAGATTTTTCCCATTTGAATCTGAACACTTTGAGTGTTGACAGTATCCGcgaggagagaaaaagggacaCCAAGCAGCTGTACCTGAATCACAACCGACTGGCCTCCCTCCCCTCatctatttgttttttctccaatcTTGAGCTTTTGGACATTAGTAATAACGGACTGACGGCCATCTGTGAAGACATCGTAGGGCTGCGCAAGTTGAAAACCCTCATAGCCAAGAACAACCGCCTGGACGAGTTTTCTCTGCCCAAGGAGTTCGGCTCTATGCAGCTGGAGGTGTTGAACTTTAGTGGGAACCGATTTGAGGAGATCCCGCTgcagtttgtgaagctgcagcGCCTGCAGTCACTGTCGCTCGGTGGAAACAGACTGAAAAGCATACCTGCAGAGATAGAAAACCTAACCAG TCTAGAGCTGCTGTACCTGGGTGGTAACCTCATCACAGCCATTCCTCCGGAGTTGGCCAACCTGCCCTACCTCAGCTACCTGGTCCTGTGTGACAACCGCATCCAAAGTGTTCCCCCACAGCTCACCAG gcTCCACTCTCTGCGGTCCCTCAGTCTCCATAACAACCTGTTGACCTACCTGCCCAGAGAGATCCTCAGCCTGGTTCACCTGCAGGAGCTCAGTCTCCGCGGCAACCCGCTGGTGGTACGCTTTGTCAAAGAGATGACCTATGACCCCCCCTCGCTGCTGGAGCTGGCGGGCCGTACCATTAAGAGCCGCAATATTCCCTACTACCCCTGCGACCTGCCCGCCCACCTGCTGCACTACCTGGACCTAGCCAGCAAGTGTCCCAACCCCAAGTGTGCTG GCGTGTACTTCGATTCTTGTGTCCGCCACATCAAGTTTGTGGACTTCTGTGGGAAGTACCGGCTGCCCCTTATGCACTACCTGTGCTCCCCAGAATGCACCTCTCCCTGCAGCTCCAACCCCCAGAGCGACGCCGAGTCGGAGGACGAGAGCAGCGTGCCGGCCGACCGCCTGCAGAGGGTGCTTCTGGGATAG
- the gpr156 gene encoding probable G-protein coupled receptor 156: protein MLSELNCSSQCDSQLCFIHSGVNKQEGLDILQRLCTLSMMAVELPRRSLSPVLCAVVWTLLSCGILLAFCFLLFTLRFKNNRIVKMSSPNLNVLTLLGSVLTYSSGFLFAIDEQMHAQGGASRAALQARMWTLCIGSTLVFGPILGKTWRLYRVFTQRVPDKRVIIRDIQLMGMVALLILVDMLVLTAWNLTDPIRCARSVGAVVKVVEKDVSYTLSQMNSCSSVYSDLWVIIIATMKGCLLLYGTYLAGLTSNVSHPPVNQSPTIITAVSLVTLSSAVAVPVSVFLQAWPNLVYSTVAGAIFICTLATNCLLFVPQLTQWRQFEEDHNNPSQMAKYFSSPSKSQPSVYSQDEIYYLLGENNSMKKLLNEKNAVIDSLQEQVNNAKDKLLRLMSASQPHDEHEMDSSSTNLNSSSTQTTVVPSECPSSPLPQRETESLLSASHTTTATASCDIPPFSEPHPAPLSTTTITASTPLPCDVSVGLTQRSVSQAGPIGNKSGESRTGEDVKQPVSSPSSDLPRTGTKIAGGTTPIPQSNYATSPCSLGVLSPSQADTSGYNGDPGSSVMPVGFVSSEQLQEILQELSVDAAMETALRSPSQSQTPRRPSQPNFAESLALSPRSLHTPRSPHPPVLFRYPSISPYAMRKRRPPFHSARGGLSPPCFYPALELPILGKRSDTHRPQNPSKNTSKTSEEVTLDSTPLHLGNSDLEEEEEEEEEEEAGGHQAKRRGRRCVSRPHRCSIARCSGHGRLAPTDVEAGDEDRQLHRHVRHDSFGYWDSDSSSSTDYCYYHRPFCDSCLQRGSFVSSDSSSDSSDSEYGGYSGLYRSPHPVVFKEDLKPTFV from the exons ATGTTGTCGGAGCTGAACTGCAGCTCCCAGTGCGACTCCCAGCTTTGCTTCATCCACTCAGGAGTCAACAAGCAGGAGGGCCTGGACATACTGCAGAGACTATGCACTCTCAGCATG atggCAGTGGAGCTACCGCGGAGATCTCTATCCCCAGTGTTGTGCGCGGTGGTCTGGACGCTGCTCTCCTGTGGCATCCTGCTGGCAttctgcttcctcctcttcaccctgcGCTTCAAAAACAACAG GATCGTGAAGATGTCCAGTCCCAACCTGAATGTGCTGACTCTGCTTGGAAGTGTCCTCACCTACAGCAGCGGCTTTCTGTTCGCTATTGATGAGCAAATGCACGCGCAAGGTGGAGCATCGAGAGCGGCGCTACAA GCTCGGATGTGGACTCTGTGTATTGGCAGTACTCTGGTGTTTGGGCCTATTTTGGGGAAGACATGGAGACTCTACAGAGTGTTCACTCAGCGGGTGCCTGACAAGAGAGTG ATCATCCGAGACATCCAGCTGATGGGCATGGTGGCTCTGCTGATCCTGGTCGACATGCTGGTCCTCACCGCCTGGAACCTCACAGACCCCATCAGGTGTGCACGGTCTGTGGGAGCTGTTGTCAAG GTGGTGGAGAAAGATGTTTCCTACACTTTGTCTCAGATGAACTCCTGCTCCTCCGTATACTCAGATCTGTGGGTTATCATTATTGCCACCATGAAA GGTTGTCTCCTGCTTTATGGCACCTATCTGGCTGGGCTGACCTCCAACGTCAGCCACCCTCCGGTCAACCAGTCGCCCACCATCATAACAGCGGTCAGCTTGGTCACCCTGTCCTCGGCTGTGGCTGTTCCTGTGTCTGTCTTCCTGCAGGCCTGGCCCAACCTGGTGTACAGCACGGTGGCCGGAGCCATCTTCATCTGCACACTGGCCACCAACTGCCTGCTGTTTGTACCTCAG ctGACCCAGTGGCGGCAGTTTGAAGAGGACCACAACAACCCCAGTCAGATGGCCAAGTATTTCAGCAGTCCCAGTAAGAGCCAGCCTTCTGTCTACAGCCAGGATGAGATCTACTACCTGCTGGGGGAGAACAACTCCATGAAGAAGTTGCTCAATGAG aagAATGCTGTGATCGACAGTCTGCAGGAGCAGGTGAACAACGCCAAGGACAAACTCCTGCGCCTCATGTCTGCCAGCCAGCCCCATGACGAGCACGAGATGgactcctcctccaccaaccTCAACTCCTCGTCCACGCAGACCACAGTGGTGCCGTCGGAgtgcccctcctctcccctacctcagagagagacagaatccctcctctcagcctctcaCACGACTACAGCAACTGCTTCATGTGACATCCCACCTTTCTCTGAACCTcaccctgctcctctctccacaACCACCATCACTGCTTCCACGCCTCTCCCATGTGATGTGTCTGTGGGTTTGACTCAGAGGAGCGTCTCCCAGGCAGGTCCCATAGGGAATAAATCAGGGGAGTCCAGAACGGGTGAGGATGTCAAGCAGCCTGTATCCTCACCGTCCTCAGATTTACCCAGGACAGGGACCAAAATAGCAGGGGGTACCACACCCATACCTCAGTCCAACTATGCCACTTCCCCATGTTCCCTTGGAGTCTTGAGCCCATCTCAGGCAGACACGTCAGGCTATAATGGTGACCCGGGGTCGAGTGTCATGCCGGTGGGGTTTGTCAGTAGCGAGCAGCTGCAGGAGATTCTCCAAGAGTTGAGCGTGGATGCAGCCATGGAAACTGCCCTCCGCTCTCCCAGTCAGAGCCAGACACCCCGAAGACCCTCTCAACCCAACTTTGCTGAATCCTTGGCCCTTTCCCCTCGCTCCCTGCATACACCACGCTCCCCTCATCCTCCTGTCCTCTTCCGCTACCCCAGCATCTCGCCTTACGCAATGAGGAAACGCCGGCCTCCCTTCCACTCCGCCAGAGGAGGCTTGTCTCCTCCCTGCTTCTACCCAGCCTTGGAGCTGCCCATTTTGGGGAAGAGGAGTGACACTCACAGGCCTCAGAATCCAAGCAAAAACACCTCTAAAACATCGGAGGAGGTCACTTTGGACAGCACTCCTCTCCATCTAGGGAACAGTGActtggaggaggaagaggaggaggaggaggaagaagaggcggGGGGTCATCAAGCGAAGAGAAGAGGTAGGAGGTGTGTTTCGAGGCCCCACAGATGCTCGATCGCACGGTGCTCAGGACATGGCCGCTTGGCTCCGACGGATGTGGAGGCAGGTGATGAGGACAGGCAGCTCCATAGACATGTTAGACATGACTCCTTTGGGTACTGGGACTCAGACTCAAGCAGCTCGACagactactgctactaccaccgCCCCTTCTGTGACTCCTGTCTGCAGCGGGGCTCGTTCGTGTCCTCAGACAGCTCCTCAGACTCCTCAGACAGCGAGTACGGAGGCTACAGCGGCCTTTACCGCTCGCCACACCCTGTGGTCTTCAAAGAGGACCTCAAACCCACCTTTGTTTGA